The Flavobacterium sp. M31R6 nucleotide sequence AGAATGAGCAAATCATCACTACTAAAGCATGCCACGCTTCGGCGAGGAAACTTGAACAGTGAGTTAGCTCAAAACTTGTCTTTTCGAGTTTATACAACTTCTAATGTAGGCTTTTTTTATATATAAATTTTTAACAAACATGGACATCATAACAATAATTATTTCAGGAATTACAGGTATTGCATTAGGATTTGGTATTGCCAAAATCATCGAAAAAAGCAATATCTCTAATTTAATTAAAAGTGCCAAAAAAGAAGCAGCCTCAATACTAAAAGACGCTAATCTTGAAGCCGAAAACATCAAAAAAGATAAAATCCTTCAAGCAAAAGAAAAATTCATTGAATTAAAATCGGAGCATGAACAAGTAATTCTAGCCAGAGACAAAAAAGTTGCTGAAGTAGAAAAAAGAGTTCGTGACAAAGAATCCCAAATTTCAAATGAATTATCAAAAGCTAAAAAAGTAAATGATGATTTTGAAGCAAAAACTGCAGAATACGAGTCTAAAATTGAAAATTTAGAGAAAAAACAACTAGAGGTTGACAGACTACACAAAAGTCAATTGCAACAGCTGGAAGTTATTTCTGGACTATCTGCCGATGAAGCCAAAGAACAACTTATTGAAGGCCTTAAAGGTGAAGCGAAGAGCAAGGCAATGTCTCATATTCAAGACACTATTGAAGAGGCTAAATTAACAGCACAACAGGAAGCCAAAAAAATCATCATCAACACTATCCAACGAGTTGGTACCGAAGAAGCTGTAGAAAACTGTGTATCTGTTTTCAACATTGAATCGGATGATGTAAAAGGTAGAATCATTGGACGTGAAGGTAGAAACATCAGGGCGCTTGAAGCAGCAACCGGAGTTGAAATTATCGTTGACGATACACCAGAGGCGATTATTCTTTCTTGTTTCGACCCTGTGCGTAGAGAAATTGCCCGTTTGGCATTACACAAATTAGTAACAGACGGACGTATCCACCCAGCACGTATTGAAGAAGTAGTTGCCAAAACAACTAAACAAATTGATGATGAAATTATCGAAGTAGGTAAACGTACCGTGATTGATTTAGGAATCCACGGTTTACATCCAGAATTGATAAAAGTAGTTGGTAGAATGAAATACCGTTCTTCTTACGGACAAAACTTATTACAACACTCCCGTGAAGTTTCTAAACTTTGTGGAATCATGGCAGCCGAATTAGGATTAAATGTTAAACTTGCCAAAAGAGCTGGTTTACTTCACGATATTGGTAAAGTGCCGGATGCGGAAAGTGATTTACCACACGCATTATTGGGTATGCAATGGGCTGAAAAATATGGTGAGAAAGAAGAAGTTTGTAATGCAATTGGAGCCCACCACGACGAAATAGAAATGAAATCGTTACTATCTCCAATTATTCAGGTTTGTGATGCTATTTCGGGTGCAAGACCAGGCGCAAGAAGACAAGTTTTGGATTCTTACATTCAACGTTTAAAAGATCTTGAAGAAGTGGCTTACGGATTTAATGGCGTTAAAAATGCTTATGCTATCCAAGCCGGTAGAGAACTTCGTGTAATTGTAGAAAGCGAAAAAGTATCTGATGAAAATGCGGCTAATTTATCATTTGAAATCTCTCAAAAAATACAAACTGAAATGACTTATCCAGGTCAAGTAAAAGTTACCGTGATCAGAGAAACCAGAGCTGTTAATATCGCAAAATAAAGCCACTATACGTTGCCAAAGCAACAGAGAGTAAAATACCAAAAAAATCCAAATCCCAATTTATCAATAATTGGAATTTGGATTTTTTTATTTTAAAGTCAGATGATGTTTCCAAAAACACACTATTGCTGGCTCTTTAGTCCTGATGGAAGCGGCATCTCCCGATTTAGAAAAACAAGGCTTTTTTGCCGTAGTTTTTGTTAATCGGGAAATATAGCGAACAGCAGGAACTATATTTACCGATAATACCTATTGTTTCGCTCCTTATTGTTTTTTTAGCCTTTCTTGAAATAAATTTTAAAGGTGGATCCAAAATTAAGAGTACTTTCAACCTCGATTTTACCTCCCATGTTTTCAATTTGGTTTTTGGTAAGATATAAACCAACTCCCCTCGCATCGTTGTTTCTGTGGAACGTTTTATACAATCCAAAAATAGAGTCTTTATGCTTTTCGAGATCAATTCCCAAACCATTGTCTTTTACATTCAAGACAACAAAATCATCATTTGCCTCAGCTGTAAAAATGATTTTGGGTTCTTTGTTAGGATCGGAATATTTGATTGCATTGGTAACCAAGTTCAACATGATGCTTTCCAGATAGGCCGGCACGCAAAATACTTTTACTCCGCCAGGAACATAATTCATAACCTGAATTCCTTTTAGCTTAATTGACTCATTCAAAACGTCCAAAACTTTATCAATAAAACTATTGACTTTCAACAATTGCATATTGTTTTCCCGCTCGGTGTATATACTAACCAAATCGTTTAAATTTTCGATTGTAGAGAACAATTCATCCGAAACGATCTGAATATTACTAAACGTATCTTCATTCGAGAGAAGCCCTTCCTGGTGCAAATCCAGCAGTGATTTTATATTACCGCTATGAGTTCTTAAATTGTGGGATACAATATGAGCAAAATTCAGCAACTTATTGTTTTGGGTATTTACAATTTCGAGCATTTTGGCCAGCTCAATTTCTTTTTCTTTTTGGGCAGATATGTCGGTATGTGTACCTACGATTCGCATTGGCTTGTCATCATCGTCTCTTTCTATGACTTTACCCCTGTCCAAAATCCATTTGTATTTACCATTACAGAGAACGCGGTGACAGGTCTCATAAAAAGGAATTTTATTGTCAAAATGCAGATTTATGTTGCCATAATATTCATCTCTATCGTCTGGATGTACTCTTTCGTCCCATTCTTCGGGAGCGGCAACCAAATCTGATTCTGTCAATTCCAAAATTTTCATCGACTCTGAGGAATAATAGACTTTATTGGTTATCAAATCCCAGTCCCAGACTCCCCTATCCGATGCTTGTACCGCAAAATGATACCTTTCGTCCGCTACCTTTAATCTGATTTCCTGTTCTTTTACAACCGTTATGTCTGAAATCAGGCCGTAAAAAACCACCTCTTCATTATCACTTTTCTTCGGCGTGGCATCAATACGAATCCATTTATAACCGCTTTCTGGCATTAGCAGTCTGAAATCAATCTCCCACTTTTCATTGCTTGTAATAGCCTTTTCGTAAGAATCCAAAAAGACTTTTAAATCTGGTTCATAAATTTTATAATTCGATAATTTGTATGAGTCTTCCAGAAATTCATTTATGGAAAACTCATTCAAAAACTCAATAGGTTTACTCAAAAAATCAACTGAAATTTGTTTTTGGGAATTCACCCTTATCTGAAAAATAATATTCGGAAGCTGCTTAATTAAACTTTCGTATAATTTATTTAAGTCTTCTGGGTTTTTATTGGCTGTAAAAATCATAACTTATGATACTTCATTGATGTACTAACAAAAATATTGAATCCAAAACAGATATTAACATAAAATACTAGATTTAATACAAAAATTACTTCCTAGGATGATAAGCATTCATTACTTCTGTTAAAAATTTTCTATCCAAATGCACATAAATTTCTGTCGTAGTAATGGATTCGTGACCAAGCATCAATTGAATCGAGCGCAAATCGGCACCATTTTCCAACAGATGGGTGGCAAAAGAATGCCTGAAAGTATGCGGACTTATTTTTTTATTCAGATTGATTTTTACCGCCAAATCCTTGATAATAGTAAAAATCATAGCCCGCGTCAATTGTCGCCCTCTTCGGTTCAAAAACAAAGTATCTTCAAAACCTTTTTGAATATTTAAATGAACGCGCACTTCATTTCTATAAATTCCAATGTATTTTTGGGTCAAATCCCCCACTGGAACAAAACGTTGTTTATTCCCTTTTCCGGTAATTTTGATAAATCCTTCCTCAAAAAACAGATCGGATATTTTTAAGGCTACCAATTCGGAAACCCGAAGTCCGCAACCGTATAAAGTTTCCAGCAATGCCCTATTACGCTCCCCTTCATTGGAACTCAAATCGATTGCCGAAATAATGGCGTCAATTTCCTCGACTGCCAAGGTATCAGGCAGTTTGCGTCCTGTTTTCGGAGACTCTATCAATTCCAAAGGATTGTCATTTCTAAAATCTTCAAATATTAAATATGAGAAAAAGCTTTTCAAACCCGAAATTATTCGGGCCTGTGATCTAGGATTTACTTCTTTGGAAACAGCATAAATGAATTGCTGCACTGTTTCTTCATTAATGGTTATAGGCGAAACTTGAATCGAATTTTGATTCAAAAACAAACACAACCGCTCAATATCGAAAGAATAATTATCAATGGTGTTTTTTGATAAACCTCTTTCAATCTTAAGATAGGACTGATAACTCTTTAGATACGATTCCCAATTCATTTGAACAAAGTAAGAACTTTTTTAGGTAAAAAAAAACCTCTCGAGTTGAGAGGTTTTGATAAATCGAAATAATTAAACTACCATTTGTATAATAGTCCAAATTTAGGTTGAGCAAAGACATTGTTGAATAAATTCACATTAATCACTAAGTCGCTAGTACTTGAACCATTTTCAGGGTTTGCATTATTATAACTTAAAATCTCAGCTAGCGTAAATGTTGCAGCCCATTTTGGAGTGAAAAAATAATTGATTCCCAAATCAATATTGGCTTTGATACCATTATTCATATTAGTAGAACCATTAATATACTCTAATTTTGTATGGTTATAACCCAATCCCGCTTCTCCAAATGCCTTGAAATTTCCTAAATTCAAAAAATAATATCTTGCAAATACTCCGATTCCATACGAGCTTGATTTGTCAAGATTATTACTGTTAGGCAAATAAGACACTGTTGAGATATTAAAATCAGCACCTACAGCCCATTTTTCATCCAAAAAATAACCAAATTTAGGTGTTAACGCAAAATAATCGTTACTGCTGTCTCCAGTAGTTAAAGTAATTCCGCCTTCAAGCCACATATCTCCTTTTGAAAAAGTAGCCTTAGTCATTCCCGATTCTTGAGCATTTGCAAAACTAAAAGCAAAAACTGCTACCAATAATAAAATAATTTTTTTCATATTTTTTTGTTTTGTTTGTTAATACGTGAATAAATGTACGAAATACCGACTAACATTAATCAACCAAAACTTAATTTAATCTTAAAATAACTTCTTAAACTTCTATTTCTTAAAATAAAACAAAAAATTAAATAACTAAACAAAAACAGTTTAAGAAAAACTAAAAGAACAAATCACATTGTAGAATCCAAAAAGAGACTTTTATTCCTAACAAAACAACGATACTTCGTTTTATTAAAAAAAACAATGGCTTTTTGACAAAAAATACATCTTTAATCTATAGGGATTATTTATTTTTACAAAAACAAAAAAATTAAGAAATGAGCATGACTCTAAATTGGTCACTAGTACCAATTATGATATGCGAAACGTAGTTCGATGGCTCCAATAAAATAATAGCTCCCATCAATTACATATGACCTATAAAAAACAATAAATATCAACATATGAAAATAGCCATCCTTAATGGTCCAAATTTAAATTTACTGGGAAAAAGAGAACCTGAAGTTTATGGAACCCAAACTTTCGAAGATTATTTTGAACTTTTAAAAAATAAGTTTCCCAAAATAGAATTAACTTACTATCAAAGCAACATCGAAGGAGAATTAATTGGTAAAATACAGGAACTAGGCTTTAATTATGATGGTATTATCCTTAATGCTGGCGCTTATACTCATACTTCAATAGGAATTGGAGACGCCATAAAAGCAGTAACCACCCCAGTAATT carries:
- a CDS encoding PAS domain-containing protein, with translation MIFTANKNPEDLNKLYESLIKQLPNIIFQIRVNSQKQISVDFLSKPIEFLNEFSINEFLEDSYKLSNYKIYEPDLKVFLDSYEKAITSNEKWEIDFRLLMPESGYKWIRIDATPKKSDNEEVVFYGLISDITVVKEQEIRLKVADERYHFAVQASDRGVWDWDLITNKVYYSSESMKILELTESDLVAAPEEWDERVHPDDRDEYYGNINLHFDNKIPFYETCHRVLCNGKYKWILDRGKVIERDDDDKPMRIVGTHTDISAQKEKEIELAKMLEIVNTQNNKLLNFAHIVSHNLRTHSGNIKSLLDLHQEGLLSNEDTFSNIQIVSDELFSTIENLNDLVSIYTERENNMQLLKVNSFIDKVLDVLNESIKLKGIQVMNYVPGGVKVFCVPAYLESIMLNLVTNAIKYSDPNKEPKIIFTAEANDDFVVLNVKDNGLGIDLEKHKDSIFGLYKTFHRNNDARGVGLYLTKNQIENMGGKIEVESTLNFGSTFKIYFKKG
- the aroQ gene encoding type II 3-dehydroquinate dehydratase encodes the protein MKIAILNGPNLNLLGKREPEVYGTQTFEDYFELLKNKFPKIELTYYQSNIEGELIGKIQELGFNYDGIILNAGAYTHTSIGIGDAIKAVTTPVIEVHISNTYARESFRHQSYISGNAKGVILGFGLKSYDLAIQSFL
- a CDS encoding site-specific tyrosine recombinase yields the protein MNWESYLKSYQSYLKIERGLSKNTIDNYSFDIERLCLFLNQNSIQVSPITINEETVQQFIYAVSKEVNPRSQARIISGLKSFFSYLIFEDFRNDNPLELIESPKTGRKLPDTLAVEEIDAIISAIDLSSNEGERNRALLETLYGCGLRVSELVALKISDLFFEEGFIKITGKGNKQRFVPVGDLTQKYIGIYRNEVRVHLNIQKGFEDTLFLNRRGRQLTRAMIFTIIKDLAVKINLNKKISPHTFRHSFATHLLENGADLRSIQLMLGHESITTTEIYVHLDRKFLTEVMNAYHPRK
- the rny gene encoding ribonuclease Y translates to MDIITIIISGITGIALGFGIAKIIEKSNISNLIKSAKKEAASILKDANLEAENIKKDKILQAKEKFIELKSEHEQVILARDKKVAEVEKRVRDKESQISNELSKAKKVNDDFEAKTAEYESKIENLEKKQLEVDRLHKSQLQQLEVISGLSADEAKEQLIEGLKGEAKSKAMSHIQDTIEEAKLTAQQEAKKIIINTIQRVGTEEAVENCVSVFNIESDDVKGRIIGREGRNIRALEAATGVEIIVDDTPEAIILSCFDPVRREIARLALHKLVTDGRIHPARIEEVVAKTTKQIDDEIIEVGKRTVIDLGIHGLHPELIKVVGRMKYRSSYGQNLLQHSREVSKLCGIMAAELGLNVKLAKRAGLLHDIGKVPDAESDLPHALLGMQWAEKYGEKEEVCNAIGAHHDEIEMKSLLSPIIQVCDAISGARPGARRQVLDSYIQRLKDLEEVAYGFNGVKNAYAIQAGRELRVIVESEKVSDENAANLSFEISQKIQTEMTYPGQVKVTVIRETRAVNIAK
- a CDS encoding outer membrane beta-barrel protein, with protein sequence MKKIILLLVAVFAFSFANAQESGMTKATFSKGDMWLEGGITLTTGDSSNDYFALTPKFGYFLDEKWAVGADFNISTVSYLPNSNNLDKSSSYGIGVFARYYFLNLGNFKAFGEAGLGYNHTKLEYINGSTNMNNGIKANIDLGINYFFTPKWAATFTLAEILSYNNANPENGSSTSDLVINVNLFNNVFAQPKFGLLYKW